cttgcggatcaagtcttgagaacctcttagttgatttggattccgattccttattcaactcagattctatacagcATCAATCCccgaaatctattccaataaggAATGTAATCTTGCTCTTTGATAGATTTTCTCCAAATAACTGGTCCACAAGCCTAAAGAATCTAAATAATACCagattattattttaggcccaaacaatatatatgaagTCAGAGGTATATATAAAAGGAAATCAttctcatttaaaaaaaaaaatagcttCCAGTTTCACACTACAATACTCTTGCGATGCTATTGCGAAATTAGAAACTAATATACATTTTTGACCACTAAAACGAAACGAAACTTGTTCAAGCATTTTCTTGCCATCTCCATCCCAGTGCTATATAATACTTAAACAGCTTGAGCATAAAAATAACCAGTCCGGCAATAACATAGTTACATAGAAATATATCATCTACAAACCGCGAGAGCCAGGAATATTAATCCACTGTAATTGAAGTTCCAGTTCCCCACTCTCCACATTTCTGAGTCTGACAATCATATTCTGGATAATGTTGCCATTGCTATAGATTATGGAACTCTCTTCAGCTAGGCAGTTTTCTCTGCTTGGTTGTACTCTTGAAGCTACCGTTCCATTTGCAACACCTTCCAATCGCATCCGTATCGCATCAACAAATGGTCCGATTTCGAATTCAGCATCCCCCATCTTGTCATCAAGACTAAATGTGTCTTTGTCATACACAGCCTGCCATTCCCAGCAACACAAACTTTGGTTCAGAAactaattccaaaatccagAGTTTTATATCATGTAGCAAAATGTATGATACAAAAATGTAATGTTTCTTATGCTCTTTTATCAATGTTTCCACGAAAAGTTGAAGTACTTACAATATGGATTGGAAGACTTGAATCTGCAATTGAAAGAGTTAAATCTTCGTTCCACTCTGGATTGACACTCTTCTTCACTACACGAGTCTTCAATTTCTATTTCAGACATTATACATACAAATAATCAGTAGCTGTTTTATTTATAGCCTAAATCCTTCATTACACTTTCCCTTTTCTCCTGTAATACAATAACACATTCATATGACATCAGAGGAAAGCaacatattttaaaaataatcaaAAGAAACAACCGAGTTTTTGCTGTTTTCTagtgatttatcgatcacttTTTGGTTTCATGGATGAAAAACATGAACCACATCTCTGTTACAAAAcccaatttcttttttttagtttctaTGATTCATGCAGTGGCGGATATTTACCATAAGATAACAATCTAGCTAGAAAACTAACTAATTAAATCTGGATTATCTTATCAGTTTGTTACAgagaaaaacagaaacaacaTAATGGCAGGGAATCACAGATGAAGTTAAGAGAAGAGTGCAACCAATGAAGAATTATCTAACAAGAGTAATTAACAAATACTGCTTGCTGTAAAATTTATATGAACAAGGGCCAACTCAAAAATTTTCTCTAGATTGGCTATAAGAATGAACTAGTGATAACTCCACAAAATCATAAAGAAAAGCTCAAGTCAACTACAGAACACCAAGCAATCCACAAAACCCTGAGAGACCAAGACAAAGATGAAAATGGAAGATGAAAGTCAGCAACATAGTTACCTGCTTGCCCATTTTCACGACAACATAAGGATCACTGCTTCTGACATCTCTAACAGCAAGGTTTACTCCTCTCTGGACACGAATTCGAAGAAGCCCCAACAGATGCTCCATTTTCTATCACGATAAGGCTGATGAGGATTGATCACACAGATATCTAATAAGCTATCTCTGATTATAAAGCTGTACGCACGAAAGATTCAACTTCAAAGTTCTATAACAAATACCATCCAGATAATTCAATTTATACCAAAAAGAACCAGTCTTTATTTAATCCAAGTTGCAAAATTGTATTGAATAAATTTGAATAGACTTGCTGATAATCAAGTCAATTCTCATGTATTAGGCGCAGACAAGACCATTCCAAATAGTTTACTCAAATAAAACAAAGTTATCTCTTTAATAAAATGACATCTCTTGCTAATTATTGATTTCTTTGCTGAGAGAAATAGGTATTAACTAAATAGGTTTTATCTAATTGACTGGGATTGATCAGGAATCACAAGTGGAATCCTACTATTCCTGCCCTTTTCAAATTGGTAGTACTTATTTGACTTGGTCGACTTTCGTATAGACTTTTCGGTTTCCATATTCCTTTCCTCGACCTTTTCAGGGTTTCTCGATTTTTAGTTGTCCACTGTTACTGAATATTAGTTTAATTCCTAAGCATAATGATATTGATAAGAAACCATTCGAAGAATTCAAAGATGGTTGCGATGATACTGTAAACAAaagttaatttgtacaattgtACGGCATTTATTGCATGAATATCAAATAGGATTTTTATGCAATTGTCACCATGTAGTATATACGTATCTGACCTCAAATGTGTATCGCCATTTCAAACCCGGTTCGAATAGGCGATGTACGCCGTGCTAATGTGCCTTTATAAGCGCCACCTAAATTAGTGCAGGGGGTGACCACCCTCAATTGCCTAATCCCGCTTAATGGGATTAGTCGGCCATTTTAACGTACTTTTAGAACGTTAAAAACTCGGGTAATTAAAGCGGATCGATTCAATAATGAGATGATACGTGTCCGTTTAACAAGAGAAGTATTCATATTGTGGAGAATCCTActtgttaaacagcgacaagcgtggcccgtagaccaactgtaccgatattgtcccaacttagccacctcacaggtgttgggttttaatcacaaaattcctcggtacaattggttattatccacacacttataagctttattttatttgtcacttcttagatgtgagatctctcctctccaacatgcccactcacgtgcaacctaatttttaggtctgcacgtgacagattaacatcccacatactgggatgaaataaaccaaggtccagtaaccaatgacacttggtgaccatcGAACCGGAAACTCTCCGATGGGATGATAATGACACCTATTTTgggcccatgacaaagtggcaccaaactcgggcccacgacagatttgaggcgcgactggagagggacctGCTCTGAtatcatgttaaacagcgataAGCGTGGCCCgtagaccaactgtaccgatattgtcccaacttagccacctcacaagtgttgggttttaatcacaaaaggcctcggtacaattggttattatccacccacttataagttttattttctttgtcacttcttagatgtgggatctctcctctccaacactaCTCACATTCTTGTCAAACGTTTTTAGGTGGTTTTCGCtcacttgtccacttgttatATATTGGATGTTTTTAGTCAATGCTCACCATCAATTTTCGCTCATATGGAGTAGGGCGTTAGATAAGTGGGGTTGATTCAAGTAGGCTTGGGGAAATTAAGCAAGGTGGTTGTAGGCTTCGAGTGCTGTTATGTATGAAAAGGGGTGGTAGTAGTATGCTACTATgcttaataatttttttagccAAGAGACCCTTTTTAAACAAGTGATTTACTGAAGGGGTCAATTACTTGCTCATAATGTCTCCTCTTCCTCACTACTATAAGCCCTTCAGATATAGCAGTGAAAAGTTGAGCCAGTGATTCATAAGGCCCTTTGTATTGTTATGACTTTCTGTCAATACCCCAGATCACTTTATCAGTACAAAGAAGAAATCTCATGATCATTCAACAAGCTTACACAGAATTAGGAACCTGTAAGATCTATTTCGATTTCGGGCAAGTGAGAGTTAGGACTGCAAAACTGAACTAGTGACATCGTACACAGGCTGTTCACTCCTCTAATCCCTTCACTCCATCTATGCTAAAGCAATACAAGAAGGAATTATTAATTTGCTCGTCTGCATATCCTTTGGTCTCAACTTGAGGTTTGAAGTACTGAAGGAGCTTTGCTTCCAGCAGACGGCTTCTTCTTAACTCCACTCACAATGTCAGCAACCCTGAGAACCAAGCGAGCACTTTCTATGGCTGTCTAGCTTGAAGGTCTGTGCCCAACAATTCTTTTATTCATATTCTTAAGACAATAAGGGATTGTCATTAGGTATTTGATGGCATGGCAAAGATATTTTTGATGATAAAGATATATAGCTGCAATGGGGCTTTTAATTTGTTGATTTCCAGAactgatgattgctcgattactcgacatcaatatttaaccctgaacacatcattagtagtataaagcaagagggtatcgttcacaaaccggggatccagccagggcttagatcacatcaattaacatGAGTTCATAAAGATTTTAAGGATTGAGATATAAGttcggattgaatcataaaaatagtaaataaaacctaagctaatatatacatgtgatcaaccaaccaacacataaacaatcaccaaaacaattcatatAGAGAGTCGAAACAAGCTCTATGACTTCcttagaatcatgccgagaccatATATTGACAACtaaggatggatcatgcaattagggttctaagcagtaatctaaacacatagacacttaacacattcgatcaataccaagcagccataatcgaaatctaacatgttcattttcatcaattaattctaaagccatgcacattgaattcatcaagtatgtcatttacttaaccaacaaccatgcaattcgaaaatcacatataaaagataaacatgttcttagcataaatctttaatccaacaacctaaatatcatgctacaagcatagtcataacacttagaaattgaaattgatcaagaacaatactcggcagaaaccaaaacagaaatttcataaaaccaaaacataatttcgaatcctttatataaattgaatcaagtagctatttcatagacaaaattgaaacaagattacactacacaaatcgcaactcatccaagaacaagaataaaaccaaaaccgaattgaactaaagagtgaatcatggttacactttataaatcaagcaatccacaagtgtatagCCGtaacttctatggatgaaaccttcttcacaagcgtgtttgaaggctattgattggtggggaatgatggaatcggttttaggatttcttggaagggtgagggattgattcggcagagctatgacttgtgtttgtgtgtaaggttgatgatgatctgaatagagaggccgagcctctatatataggagtttaggaagcctcttgccgtcccatttaggagatagaaaccaattgggaaactgaaatcctctttgttatggattttgattcatgtactccatatccaacttgatgtaggaaaccaagtccaatagggagatcacttaagggctgcacggcaactCTCCAtgtccaactaggaatagctaggccggcctcctcttctccttcttcaactcgaatatgatttccttgttcaactaggaatgcaactcggcatctcttctttctttccaaatatgatttgtctttcctgaaaagaaatcgtcgattaaggaataggaaagaatgaaaataggaaaataGAATCATAGTCGAGTAAGAAATCCTATCTCAATAAGGATTTAtgacacttagcacaatttcatcatcaaatcatctaaattcgaaatagctctacttagaacatacatatgacaaatatgaacctaaaacaactaaataagaagtaacaaagcataagaatagggcatatatacattaagaacgtcacactttgtgctcctatcaagaaCCTATGTCAATGAATGTGGATacatcatgaatcatcaatgtaATACAAACTTGAGGAACGAAGGTAACTGTTAATTTGTTCAACGGAACTCTTGCTTCTTGGCCAAAATGGAATATGAACTCTTGCTTCTTCGCCAAGTTCCAACTATCTATGGGGACTATGGGGTATCAGGGATCAAAATTTGAATATGTGTACATGCCCACCTGCCAACCTTCAAAGACTAATTGGTAATTTGAAGTAAAGGCAAGAGGGACTCCTTAGAGCTTTCACTGCTTATATCTACTGCTAATTCTCAGACAATAGTAGATACCAAAATACTATCCCTGGCTAGTATTTGCCAATAATATGTAACCACATAGCTATCCTTGGCGTGTGTTTGCAGTAGATACCTGGAATGCGTTGTAGAAGTATGCTACTCAAGCAAAATGCGATCGTTTACTCATCTGGTTTCTGGAAACTCGAGCAGGTTCTACTAGCCAATTTGAGCAAACTAATTCAGACAAGAAAGTTTGAGCAAATTTCACTCAGTTAAGTTCTAGGACGATCCATTTTTACAAGCCTATACAGCGAGTATGAACAATTGACGCAAAATAATGCAAAGCCAGGACTATACAGCTGTACTGTACTTGTCAAATCCACTTCAGATGACAAGGCTTCTGTGGAGAAACTGTAATTTGTATACCATGTTGAAATACAAACACCATATATATGCACATTGGCTCTGGCCACAACCATTTCagatttgaaaataatcttcTGCATCTCACTTGGAAGATTTAACAGACATATTACAACGTTATTCTTATGACAAGATGAGCTTGCTGAGCAATAGCTGAAATCAAGCATAACTACATTACAGTACTACTCTAATCCAACAATGCTAAAATTGCAGGGCAAAAGTTTGAgcaataataaaagaaaatatataacgaATGTAACAGAGCACCCACTGCTGGAATCATAAACCAGCAGctaattgaattttttttgtgtttacaGTTGCACTCCAAAGTTTAAACCTAACTTTGAAATGACATCTATAATCTATTGATCTATAAACTAAAAGAATTAAAATGTGAGGGAGAGCCTATACAAAGTGAAGGTAGATAGAGCTAATCTAGATACCTTTAGGAATATGAATCCACTGCAATTGGAGTTCTACTTCACCGCACTCCACATTTCTGAGTCTGAGAACCATGTTTTGCACAACTTTGCCATTGGACCAAATAATACAGCTTTCTTCAGCAAGGCAATTCTGCCTAGTCGGTTGAACTCTGGCAATTATCGTTCCCTCTGGGAGACCTTCCAATCGCATCTGCACTCCTTTAACGAATGTAGCAATCTCAAACTCTGCATCTCCCATTTTGTCATCAAAAGTGAAAGTATCCTTGTCATACACAAAGAGCTTGACTGGA
This genomic interval from Argentina anserina chromosome 1, drPotAnse1.1, whole genome shotgun sequence contains the following:
- the LOC126791961 gene encoding protein C2-DOMAIN ABA-RELATED 4-like translates to MEHLLGLLRIRVQRGVNLAVRDVRSSDPYVVVKMGKQKLKTRVVKKSVNPEWNEDLTLSIADSSLPIHIAVYDKDTFSLDDKMGDAEFEIGPFVDAIRMRLEGVANGTVASRVQPSRENCLAEESSIIYSNGNIIQNMIVRLRNVESGELELQLQWINIPGSRGL
- the LOC126791939 gene encoding protein C2-DOMAIN ABA-RELATED 3-like isoform X2, which translates into the protein MDNMLGLLRIHIQRGVGLAVRDMTSSDPYVVLTMGKQKLKTRVVKRSLNPEWDEKLTLTVSDPNVPVKLFVYDKDTFTFDDKMGDAEFEIATFVKGVQMRLEGLPEGTIIARVQPTRQNCLAEESCIIWSNGKVVQNMVLRLRNVECGEVELQLQWIHIPKGKTNHIWKERRDAELHS
- the LOC126791939 gene encoding protein C2-DOMAIN ABA-RELATED 3-like isoform X1; protein product: MDNMLGLLRIHIQRGVGLAVRDMTSSDPYVVLTMGKQKLKTRVVKRSLNPEWDEKLTLTVSDPNVPVKLFVYDKDTFTFDDKMGDAEFEIATFVKGVQMRLEGLPEGTIIARVQPTRQNCLAEESCIIWSNGKVVQNMVLRLRNVECGEVELQLQWIHIPKVCSNWLVEPARVSRNQMSKRSHFA